One region of Lytechinus pictus isolate F3 Inbred chromosome 8, Lp3.0, whole genome shotgun sequence genomic DNA includes:
- the LOC129267273 gene encoding uncharacterized protein LOC129267273, which translates to MTSYIVSGFPSLWIFGWPKKIGQVEEDDLRLKYNFCGRISALWRVYRKPTHTDRYLHFKSFHHPSILQSVPRTLVKRAHSISDDNHLQRELDHIKSTLMTINDYPPHKIKTRPTSSRPKEPTKATVILLYLGPTSHKLQRIFRAAKIEVRHRSSNKLHAALYTYKDVKPSASRPGVYRIACSCGNVYIGETGRNLTTRLKEHQNSYNKGEWEKSAIAKHANQLQHKIIWEDAKLLTSIKHWHTRRVREAIEITQHDTVPQDSGLLINNIWNPLLNKTTNQ; encoded by the exons ATGACGAGCTACATTGTAAGTGGATTCCCTTCCTTGTGGATTTTCGGCTGGCCAAAGAAGATCGGCCAAGTTGAAGAAGATGACCTAAGACTGAAGTACAACTTCTGTGGTAGGATTTCAGCCTTGTGGAGA GTATACCGCAAACCAACCCATACTGATAGGTATCTTCACTTCAAATCGTTCCACCACCCGTCTATCTTACAGTCTGTTCCAAGAACATTGGTCAAGAGGGCACACTCTATCAGCGATGACAACCACCTGCAGCGGGAACTAGATCACATCAAGTCGACACTCATGACCATAAACGATTATCCTCCACACAAGATCAAGACCAGACCAACCTCATCTCGTCCAAAGGAGCCCACCAAAGCTACGGTTATCTTGCTTTACCTAGGTCCTACTTCCCACAAACTTCAACGCATCTTCCGAGCAGCCAAAATTGAAGTGAGACACCGATCTTCCAACAAGTTACATGCTGCCCTCTATACTTACAAGGACGTCAAACCCTCAGCGTCACGCCCTGGAGTATACAGGATAGCATGCTCTTGTGGAAATGTATACATCGGTGAAACTGGACGCAATCTGACTACCAGACTCAAGGAACATCAGAACAGCTACAACAAGGGGGAATGGGAGAAATCTGCGATAGCCAAACACGCTAACCAACTCCAACACAAGATTATATGGGAGGACGCCAAGTTACTAACATCAATCAAGCACTGGCATACCAGACGGGTACGAGAGGCCATAGAGATCACCCAACACGACACAGTACCACAAGACAGCGGCCTACTCATCAACAATATTTGGAACCCACTGCTAAACAAGACTACCAATCAATAG
- the LOC129267272 gene encoding uncharacterized protein LOC129267272: MEKEKNSSIPFLDVLVTREPNNHLSHQVYRKPTHTDRYLHFKSFHHPSILQSVPRTLVKRAHSISDDNHLQRELDHIKSTLVTINDYPPHKIKTTPTSSRPKEPTKATVILPYLGPTSHELQRIFRAAKIEVRHRSSNKLHAALYTHKDVKPSASRPGVYRIACSCGKVYIGETGRNLTTRLNEHQNSYNKGEWEKSAIAKHANQLQHKIL; encoded by the coding sequence atggagaaggagaagaatagCTCCATACCTTTCTTGGATGTTCTCGTTACACGGGAACCCAACAACCACCTCTCACACCAAGTATACCGCAAACCAACCCATACTGATAGGTATCTTCACTTCAAATCGTTCCACCACCCGTCTATCTTACAGTCTGTTCCAAGAACATTGGTCAAGAGGGCACACTCTATCAGCGATGACAACCACCTGCAGCGGGAACTAGATCACATCAAGTCGACACTCGTGACCATAAACGATTATCCTCCACACAAGATCAAGACCACACCAACCTCATCTCGTCCAAAGGAGCCCACAAAAGCTACGGTTATCTTGCCTTACCTAGGTCCTACTTCCCACGAACTTCAACGCATCTTCCGAGCAGCCAAAATTGAAGTGAGACACCGATCTTCCAACAAGTTACATGCTGCCCTCTATACTCACAAGGACGTCAAACCCTCAGCGTCACGCCCTGGAGTATACAGGATAGCATGCTCTTGTGGAAAGGTATACATCGGTGAAACTGGACGCAATCTGACTACTAGACTCAATGAACATCAGAACAGCTACAACAAGGGGGAATGGGAGAAATCTGCTATAGCCAAACACGCTAACCAACTCCAACACAAGATTCTATAG